A single genomic interval of Dromiciops gliroides isolate mDroGli1 chromosome 1, mDroGli1.pri, whole genome shotgun sequence harbors:
- the LOC122735344 gene encoding 60S ribosomal protein L37-like: protein MTKGTSSFGKRQNKTHTLCCRCGSKVFHLQKSTCSKCGYPAKRKKKYNWSAKAKRRNTTGTGRMRHLKIVYHRFRNGFHEGTTPKPKRAAVAASSSS from the coding sequence ATGACGAAGGGAACGTCTTCATTTGGTAAGCGCCAGAATAAGACGCACACTTTGTGCTGTCGCTGTGGCTCTAAGGTGTTCCATCTTCAGAAGTCAACCTGCAGCAAGTGTGGATATCCTGCCAAACGCAAGAAAAAGTATAATTGGAGTGCAAAGGCTAAGCGACGCAACACTACTGGTACTGGTCGAATGAGGCACCTAAAAATTGTCTACCACCGATTCAGGAATGGATTCCATGAAGGAACAACACCTAAACCCAAGAGAGCAGCTGTTGCAGCATCTAGTTCATCTTGA